A window of Apium graveolens cultivar Ventura chromosome 8, ASM990537v1, whole genome shotgun sequence contains these coding sequences:
- the LOC141679855 gene encoding uncharacterized protein LOC141679855: protein MSAKMKLGLIDGTLVKPPVTSNLYVVWTRCNDMVSLWLLNSITPEIRNSVVYFSTAKAIWDDLVVRFSHSNVPRVFQLKKELVSLTQGTLSITAYFTKFRTLMDEIDDLAPLPKCICVNSNCSCAYVIKLEEYEQINKLSQFLMGLSHQFTAIRGQFLMMKQLPSLSQAYSLLLQEEVQRDCHNSVVVTENAAMSVKYAGNKHRNFSQGNYNQNQSFQGGVKKVSSEADVASIVCDFCQMTGHISEKYFCLHRYPEWHRLHGQPKPKPRVVNKYPAVPKKAANVMASGFDSNTNVESGSAFTDAQCQQLTKMIQTSLQALTPWTTNNANAAAAVSSTMTGANAFTQGNFSCTVSSAHTLQTINHQNFVTWILDSGATDHVTCHYHLLENPVPMNSYLYLPDGNMAAITHSETVRLPNSIILQQVLCVPGFHYNLISIPKLTVRNSCTVVFSFKNCMLQDQQQKMLTEIGKLEGSLYIYNHVGSASVFHVSTSDSQLTLWHARLGHPSSTVMSKFQFIPSVNHDALQHCDVYHQAKKTRLSFPSSTSVNTTLFSLVHCDLWGPYKTCTHGKCTMFLTIVEDVSKCTWVFLLADKSSISTTLKNYIAYVQPNFIQPYKLLDQTMAQSL, encoded by the coding sequence ATGTCAGCGAAGATGAAATTAGGTCTTATTGACGGTACACTTGTTAAGCCACCAGTTACATCTAATTTGTATGTTGTTTGGACTCGCTGCAATGATATGGTTTCGTTATGGTTGCTGAACTCAATTACACCTGAAATTCGTAATAGTGTTGTCTACTTTTCTACTGCTAAGGCTATTTGGGATGATCTTGTTGTTCGTTTCTCACACAGCAATGTTCCTCGAGTGTTTCAATTAAAGAAAGAGCTTGTATCACTTACTCAAGGAACCTTATCTATTACTGCCTACTTCACAAAATTCAGAACATTGATGGATGAAATTGATGATTTGGCTCCACTTCCAAAATGTATCTGTGTTAATAGTAATTGCAGTTGTGCATATGTGATCAAACTAGAAGAATATGAGCAGATTAATAAACTTAGTCAGTTCTTAATGGGATTAAGTCATCAATTTACTGCAATTCGTGGTCAATTTTTGATGATGAAGCAATTACCTAGCTTGAGTCAGGCTTATTCCTTGTTGCTTCAAGAGGAAGTACAACGTGACTGTCACAATTCTGTTGTTGTTACTGAGAATGCTGCTATGAGTGTTAAGTATGCTGGCAATAAGCATAGGAACTTTAGTCAAGGCAATTATAATCAAAATCAGAGTTTTCAAGGAGGTGTTAAGAAAGTCTCATCAGAGGCTGATGTTGCTTCAATTGTGTGTGATTTCTGTCAAATGACTGGCCATATCAGCGAAAAATATTTCTGTCTCCATAGGTACCCTGAATGGCATAGGCTTCATGGACAGCCTAAGCCTAAACCAAGGGTAGTGAATAAATATCCAGCTGTTCCTAAGAAAGCTGCCAATGTCATGGCATCTGGTTTTGATTCTAATACAAATGTTGAGTCTGGATCAGCATTCACAGATGCTCAATGTCAACAACTTACTAAAATGATTCAGACTAGTCTTCAGGCTTTGACTCCATGGACTACCAATAATGCTAATGCCGCTGCTGCTGTTAGTTCCACAATGACAGGTGCAAATGCTTTTACTCAAGGTAATTTCTCATGCACAGTTTCTTCAGCACATACTCTACAGACTATTAATCATCAGAATTTTGTTACTTGGATATTAGATTCTGGTGCTACAGATCATGTGACTTGTCATTACCACTTATTAGAGAATCCTGTTCCTATGAATTCTTATCTCTATTTGCCTGATGGTAACATGGCTGCCATTACTCATTCTGAAACTGTCAGACTACCAAATTCCATTATTCTTCAACAAGTTCTATGTGTTCCCGGTTTTCACTACAATCTAATCTCAATACCTAAACTAACAGTGCGCAATTCATGTACTGTTGTCTTTTCTTTCAAAAACTGCATGTTACAGGACCAACAACAGAAGATGTTGACAGAGATTGGTAAGCTTGAAGGaagtctatatatatataatcatgtTGGTTCTGCTAGTGTCTTCCATGTGTCCACCTCAGACTCTCAACTTACCTTGTGGCATGCTAGATTGGGTCATCCTTCCTCTACTGTTATGTCTAAATTTCAGTTTATACCTTCTGTAAATCATGATGCTCTTCAACACTGTGATGTGTATCACCAAGCTAAGAAAACAAGATTGTCTTTTCCCTCTAGTACCTCAGTCAATACAACTTTGTTTTCTTTAGTCCACTGTGATCTGTGGGGACCCTATAAAACATGTACTCATGGTAAATGCACTATGTTTTTGACCATTGTAGAAGATGTTTCTAAATGCACTTGGGTGTTCTTGTTGGCTGATAAGTCTTCTATTTCTACTACGCTAAAAAATTATATTGCTTATGTACAACCCAATTTCATACAACCATACAAGTTATTAGATCAGACAATGGCACAGAGTTTGTGA
- the LOC141679856 gene encoding uncharacterized protein LOC141679856, which produces MKFSLLRSIISLIVIFESIRNAYAILSNITDQEALLFDKASITADPLGVLRPWNESIHLCSWNGITCSHRRQRLTTLNLSFQKLVGTFSPYIGNLSFLWGINLYQNNFHGSIPSEISRLFRLQYLNLGSNSFEGGFPTNLSHCVNIRNINMYANHLQGKLPTEFASWHKLDIGQDTFGSCSFAKLGDLDLSFNSLLGMVPLQLFKISSLYSVSLTENAVEGMLPADLGFTLPKLQEFFIRVNRFFGPLPPSIANASNLVIFDIAANNITGPIPDNFGSLRSLQWLNMEFNPLGVNQWPDDLGFINSLVNCTVLHFLGLNGNGLTGDLPSSIVNLSTTMKELHMYGNFIYGNIPSEIVKLVNMTTLELANNFLTGSILDLIGELSKLGKLDFGSNNISRVIPTSISNITQLVILNLESNMLQGSMPTGLLNISTLEVLSLWANNLGGVITEEIVGNSSQCVYLYVDQNQFMGPLPSNIGSLKYLVQLNLSNNKFTGDIQATFGDCVMLEQLSMQGNLFEGEIPSSFKSLNSLALLDISNNNISESIPSVIKGLHLIEFLNLSHNKLEGEVPKEGFFSNISAFSVVGNLRLCGATNEFSPDNLIGEGKYSSVYKGVLDSPRLTVAVKVLNVEVRGANKSFLEECETLRNIRQRNLIKIITACLSTDFKGNNFKALVFELIINGSLDNWLHPNPSQENERNLTLLQRLNISIDIAKGVDYLHHYSHTNIIHCDIKPSNILLDEEFVARVSDFGLARFSFLNTSNINQAQSSSTGVRGTIGYVPPKYGMGGEISAEGDVYSYGIILLEM; this is translated from the exons ATGAAATTCAGCCTTCTACGATCCATCATTTCCTTGATTGTAATATTTGAAAGCATAAGAAATGCATATGCAATTTTGAGCAATATCACCGATCAAGAAGCTTTACTATTTGACAAAGCATCCATAACAGCTGACCCGTTGGGTGTGCTGAGGCCGTGGAACGAATCCATCCATTTATGTAGCTGGAATGGCATTACATGCAGTCACAGACGGCAGAGGCTAACAACACTAAATCTCTCCTTCCAAAAATTGGTGGGCACATTCTCTCCTTATATTGGAAATCTCTCCTTTCTCTGGGGAATTAATCTCTATCAAAACAACTTTCATGGCTCCATCCCAAGTGAAATCAGTAGATTGTTTCGCCTACAATATCTTAATCTAGGATCAAATTCTTTTGAAGGTGGATTTCCTACCAATTTAAGTCATTGTGTTAATATCAGAAACATCAATATGTACGCCAACCATCTACAAGGAAAACTACCTACTGAGTTTGCTTCTTGGCATAAGCTTGATAT CGGGCAGGATACCTTTGGAAGTTGCTCATTTGCAAAGTTAGGGGATCTTGATTTGTCATTTAACAGTTTGTTGGGTATGGTTCCCCTACAACTTTTCAAAATTTCATCCCTCTACAGTGTTAGTCTAACCGAGAATGCGGTTGAAGGAATGCTTCCAGCAGATTTGGGATTTACCCTTCCTAAGCTGCAAGAATTCTTCATCAGAGTTAACAGATTTTTTGGCCCGCTTCCACCATCAATAGCTAATGCATCCAATCTCGTTATCTTTGACATTGCAGCAAACAATATTACAGGGCCTATACCAGACAATTTTGGTAGTCTTCGTAGTCTTCAATGGCTAAATATGGAATTTAATCCACTTGGAGTCAATCAGTGGCCCGATGACCTTGGTTTCATCAATTCTTTGGTCAATTGTACCGTTCTACATTTTTTAGGCTTAAACGGGAATGGTTTAACAGGGGATCTGCCGAGTTCCATTGTAAATCTCTCCACCACTATGAAGGAACTACATATGTACGGAAACTTCATATACGGAAACATACCTTCTGAAATTGTAAAACTTGTGAACATGACAACACTTGAGTTGGCTAACAACTTCTTAACGGGGAGCATTCTAGATTTAATAGGGGAGCTATCAAAATTAGGCAAACTAGATTTCGGCAGTAACAACATTTCAAGAGTAATTCCAACTTCCATTAGCAATATTACTCAGTTAGTTATTCTCAATTTAGAAAGTAATATGCTCCAAGGAAGTATGCCAACTGGATTGCTTAATATCTCAACTTTAGAGGTCCTGTCTCTTTGGGCCAACAACCTTGGAGGTGTAATAACTGAGGAAATTGTCGGAAATTCTTCCCAGTGTGTTTACCTTTATGTTGATCAAAATCAATTCATGGGACCACTACCATCAAACATTGGAAGCTTGAAATATTTGGTTCAACTAAATCTTTCGAACAACAAATTTACAGGCGATATACAAGCTACTTTTGGCGACTGTGTGATGTTAGAGCAACTATCTATGCAAGGAAACCTGTTTGAAGGTGAAATTCCATCATCTTTTAAATCTTTAAACAGTCTTGCACTTCTAGatatttcaaataataatatatcTGAAAGTATTCCAAGCGTTATAAAAGGCCTTCATTTGATTGAATTCCTGAATTTGTCACACAACAAGCTTGAAGGAGAAGTGCCTAAAGAAGGTTTTTTTTCAAACATTAGTGCCTTTTCAGTCGTTGGAAATTTGCGGCTTTGCGGAG CTACAAATGAGTTTTCCCCGGATAATTTAATTGGCGAAGGAAAGTACAGTTCGGTTTACAAAGGAGTTCTCGACTCACCCAGACTCACAGTTGCTGTGAAGGTACTAAATGTTGAAGTACGTGGAGCCAACAAAAGCTTTCTGGAAGAGTGTGAAACGTTGAGGAATATTCGTCAACGGAATCTGATCAAGATCATTACAGCATGTTTAAGCACtgattttaaaggaaataacTTCAAGGCATTGGTTTTTGAGTTGATCATAAACGGGAGTCTAGACAACTGGTTACATCCCAATCCTTCTCAAGAGAATGAAAGAAACTTGACTCTGCTTCAAAGACTTAATATTTCCATTGATATTGCAAAGGGAGTGGATTACCTACATCATTACAGCCACACAAATATCATTCATTGTGATATAAAACCAAGCAATATTCTTTTGGATGAGGAGTTTGTTGCTCGTGTTAGTGATTTTGGTTTGGCGAGGTTCTCCTTTCTTAATACAAGCAACATCAACCAAGCACAATCGAGTTCAACTGGAGTCCGTGGAACAATTGGATATGTTCCTCCAA AGTATGGAATGGGCGGGGAGATATCTGCAGAGGGAGATGTGTATAGCTATGGAATTATTTTACTGGAAATGTGA